The following are encoded together in the Phocoena sinus isolate mPhoSin1 chromosome 11, mPhoSin1.pri, whole genome shotgun sequence genome:
- the SMIM29 gene encoding small integral membrane protein 29 isoform X2, protein MSNTTVPNAPQASSDSMVGYVLGPFFLITLVGVVVAVVMYVQKKKRYDPAEELHEAEQELLSDVGDPKVSTLGTARISRGGSALLIPLKTEPGSALSLPHVGRG, encoded by the exons ATGAGTAACACCACAGTGCCCAATGCCCCACAGGCCAGCAGCGACTCCATGGTGGGCTATGTGTTGGGGCCCTTCTTCCTCATCACCCTGGTCGGGGTGGTGGTGGCCGTG GTAATGTATGTCCAGAAGAAAAAGCG CTACGACCCCGCTGAGGAGCTGCACGAGgctgagcaggagctactctctGACGTGGGAGACCCCAAGGTGAGCACTCTGGGGACGGCGAGAATCAGCAGAGGTGGGTCTGCCCTATTGATACCCCTGAAGACAGAGCCTGGTTCTGCTCTCAGCCTTCCCCACGTGGGCCGTGGCTAG
- the SMIM29 gene encoding small integral membrane protein 29 isoform X1 encodes MSNTTVPNAPQASSDSMVGYVLGPFFLITLVGVVVAVVMYVQKKKRVDRLRHHLLPVYSYDPAEELHEAEQELLSDVGDPKVSTLGTARISRGGSALLIPLKTEPGSALSLPHVGRG; translated from the exons ATGAGTAACACCACAGTGCCCAATGCCCCACAGGCCAGCAGCGACTCCATGGTGGGCTATGTGTTGGGGCCCTTCTTCCTCATCACCCTGGTCGGGGTGGTGGTGGCCGTG GTAATGTATGTCCAGAAGAAAAAGCG GGTGGACCGGCTTCGCCATCACCTGCTCCCTGTGTACAGCTACGACCCCGCTGAGGAGCTGCACGAGgctgagcaggagctactctctGACGTGGGAGACCCCAAGGTGAGCACTCTGGGGACGGCGAGAATCAGCAGAGGTGGGTCTGCCCTATTGATACCCCTGAAGACAGAGCCTGGTTCTGCTCTCAGCCTTCCCCACGTGGGCCGTGGCTAG
- the HMGA1 gene encoding high mobility group protein HMG-I/HMG-Y isoform X1, with translation MSESSSKSSQPLASKQEKDGTEKRGRGRPRKQPPVSPGTALVGSQKEPSEVPTPKRPRGRPKGSKNKGAAKTRKTTTTPGRKPRGRPKKLEKEEEEGISQESSEEEQ, from the exons ATGAGCGAGTCGAGCTCGAAGTCCAGCCAGCCCTTGGCCTCCAAGCAGGAAAAGGACGGCACTGAGAAGCGAGGGCGGGGCAGGCCGCGCAAGCAGCCTCCGGTGAGTCCCGGGACGGCGCTGGTAGGGAGTCAG AAGGAGCCCAGCGAAGTGCCAACACCTAAGAGACCTCGGGGCCGACCGAAGGGGAGCAAAAACAAGGGTGCTGCCAAGACCCGG AAAACCACCACAACTCCAGGGAGGAAACCAAGGGGCAGACCCAAAAAACTG gagaaggaggaagaggagggcatCTCGCAGGAGTCCTCAGAGGAGGAGCAGTGA
- the SMIM29 gene encoding small integral membrane protein 29 isoform X3: MSNTTVPNAPQASSDSMVGYVLGPFFLITLVGVVVAVVMYVQKKKRVDRLRHHLLPVYSYDPAEELHEAEQELLSDVGDPKVVHGWQSGYQHKRMPLLDVKT; encoded by the exons ATGAGTAACACCACAGTGCCCAATGCCCCACAGGCCAGCAGCGACTCCATGGTGGGCTATGTGTTGGGGCCCTTCTTCCTCATCACCCTGGTCGGGGTGGTGGTGGCCGTG GTAATGTATGTCCAGAAGAAAAAGCG GGTGGACCGGCTTCGCCATCACCTGCTCCCTGTGTACAGCTACGACCCCGCTGAGGAGCTGCACGAGgctgagcaggagctactctctGACGTGGGAGACCCCAAG GTGGTCCATGGCTGGCAGAGTGGCTACCAGCACAAGCGGATGCCCTTGCTGGATGTCAAGACGTGA
- the SMIM29 gene encoding small integral membrane protein 29 isoform X4 has translation MSNTTVPNAPQASSDSMVGYVLGPFFLITLVGVVVAVVMYVQKKKRYDPAEELHEAEQELLSDVGDPKVVHGWQSGYQHKRMPLLDVKT, from the exons ATGAGTAACACCACAGTGCCCAATGCCCCACAGGCCAGCAGCGACTCCATGGTGGGCTATGTGTTGGGGCCCTTCTTCCTCATCACCCTGGTCGGGGTGGTGGTGGCCGTG GTAATGTATGTCCAGAAGAAAAAGCG CTACGACCCCGCTGAGGAGCTGCACGAGgctgagcaggagctactctctGACGTGGGAGACCCCAAG GTGGTCCATGGCTGGCAGAGTGGCTACCAGCACAAGCGGATGCCCTTGCTGGATGTCAAGACGTGA
- the HMGA1 gene encoding high mobility group protein HMG-I/HMG-Y isoform X2: MSESSSKSSQPLASKQEKDGTEKRGRGRPRKQPPKEPSEVPTPKRPRGRPKGSKNKGAAKTRKTTTTPGRKPRGRPKKLEKEEEEGISQESSEEEQ, translated from the exons ATGAGCGAGTCGAGCTCGAAGTCCAGCCAGCCCTTGGCCTCCAAGCAGGAAAAGGACGGCACTGAGAAGCGAGGGCGGGGCAGGCCGCGCAAGCAGCCTCCG AAGGAGCCCAGCGAAGTGCCAACACCTAAGAGACCTCGGGGCCGACCGAAGGGGAGCAAAAACAAGGGTGCTGCCAAGACCCGG AAAACCACCACAACTCCAGGGAGGAAACCAAGGGGCAGACCCAAAAAACTG gagaaggaggaagaggagggcatCTCGCAGGAGTCCTCAGAGGAGGAGCAGTGA
- the HMGA1 gene encoding high mobility group protein HMG-I/HMG-Y isoform X4: MSESSSKSSQPLASKQEKDGTEKRGRGRPRKQPPKEPSEVPTPKRPRGRPKGSKNKGAAKTREKEEEEGISQESSEEEQ; encoded by the exons ATGAGCGAGTCGAGCTCGAAGTCCAGCCAGCCCTTGGCCTCCAAGCAGGAAAAGGACGGCACTGAGAAGCGAGGGCGGGGCAGGCCGCGCAAGCAGCCTCCG AAGGAGCCCAGCGAAGTGCCAACACCTAAGAGACCTCGGGGCCGACCGAAGGGGAGCAAAAACAAGGGTGCTGCCAAGACCCGG gagaaggaggaagaggagggcatCTCGCAGGAGTCCTCAGAGGAGGAGCAGTGA
- the HMGA1 gene encoding high mobility group protein HMG-I/HMG-Y isoform X3, whose translation MSESSSKSSQPLASKQEKDGTEKRGRGRPRKQPPVSPGTALVGSQKEPSEVPTPKRPRGRPKGSKNKGAAKTREKEEEEGISQESSEEEQ comes from the exons ATGAGCGAGTCGAGCTCGAAGTCCAGCCAGCCCTTGGCCTCCAAGCAGGAAAAGGACGGCACTGAGAAGCGAGGGCGGGGCAGGCCGCGCAAGCAGCCTCCGGTGAGTCCCGGGACGGCGCTGGTAGGGAGTCAG AAGGAGCCCAGCGAAGTGCCAACACCTAAGAGACCTCGGGGCCGACCGAAGGGGAGCAAAAACAAGGGTGCTGCCAAGACCCGG gagaaggaggaagaggagggcatCTCGCAGGAGTCCTCAGAGGAGGAGCAGTGA